The following proteins are co-located in the Malus sylvestris chromosome 13, drMalSylv7.2, whole genome shotgun sequence genome:
- the LOC126595934 gene encoding uncharacterized protein LOC126595934 translates to MMAKHGLAMSSKIRESTRFYPYLKIRIDCIGAIDGTHIPASVSECDVSSYRNRKGVMTQNVLAAFNFDLEFMYVLSGWEGSAHDSRVLNDALTRKNGLKVPQDDESSSSPPLSVSEGDLDQDFQTQEQQRHIANEWSYNIALDMWRDAHNDNNVNGG, encoded by the exons ATGATGGCCAAACATGGATTAGCAATGTCATCTAAAATAAGGGAAAGTACAAGATTTTACCCTTACTTGAAGATACGTATA GATTGTATTGGAGCTATTGATGGCACACATATCCCAGCATCAGTGTCCGAATGCGATGTAAGCAGTTATCGTAATCGTAAGGGTGTCATGACACAAAATGTATTAGCCGCTTTTAACTTTGATTTGGAATTCATGTATGTCCTAAGTGGGTGGGAAGGATCGGCTCATGATTCAAGAGTACTAAATGATGCTTTGACAAGAAAGAATGGACTTAAAGTGCCACAAG ATGATGAATCTTCTTCGTCTCCACCATTGTCAGTTTCTGAAGGGGATCTTGACCAAGATTTTCAAACACAAGAACAACAACGACATATTGCTAATGAATGGAGTTATAATATAGCTTTGGACATGTGGAGAGATGCTCATAATGATAACAATGTGAATGGAGGATGA
- the LOC126595935 gene encoding EPIDERMAL PATTERNING FACTOR-like protein 5, which produces MGVLRHRHNHLYIRLSTVITAFTFLLFTSASTAVTSQTQLGGGHHHQGEGGGPALERVVTHQKSRLGSSPPSCRSKCGRCSPCKAVHVPIQPGVSIPLEYYPEAWRCKCGNHLFMP; this is translated from the exons ATGGGGGTACTGCGCCACCGCCACAACCACCTTTATATAAGGCTATCAACTGTCATCACGGCCTTCACTTTTCTCTTGTTCACCTCAGCCTCAACGGCCGTAACCAGTCAAACCCAACTCG GTGGTGGGCATCATCATCAAGGTGAAGGTGGTGGGCCAGCACTGGAGCGAGTCGTGACCCACCAGAAGAGTCGACTGGGTTCATCGCCACCGAGTTGCAGATCCAAGTGCGGGAGGTGCTCGCCGTGTAAGGCAGTGCATGTCCCCATCCAACCAGGTGTCTCTATACCTCTCGAGTACTACCCCGAAGCTTGGCGCTGCAAGTGTGGCAACCATCTCTTCATGCCCTAG